CACGACGTGTGGTACGCCTGGGTACATGGCGCCCGAGATCTTTAAAAAGACGGGCCACGGCAAGCCGGTAGACATGTGGGCGATGGGCGTCATTACCTACTTCCTCCTCTGCGGCTACACGCCCTTCGACCGCGACTCGGGCATGGAGGAGATGCAGGCAATCGTGCACGCCGACTACAAATTCGAGCCGGTCATTTACTGGCAAGGCGTCTCGGAGGACGCGCGCGACTTTATCCGGCGCCTCCTCACGATTAGCCAGGACGACCGCATGACCGCAcaccaggcgctcgagcacccgTGGATCAAGAGCGTGGACGTGCCCGAGGAAGCCGGCCAAAAGGACCTGCTGCCGGACATCAAGTCGGCCTTCAACGCGAAGCGGACGTTCCGCAAGGCGGTCAACGGCATCCGCATCATCAACCGCCTGCGCTCCGAAACGCAGGAACATCAGCTCGCTCGCCAGCAGATGGAGCAGATCCACAAGCAGGCCCAGGAGGAGTCGGACCACCTCGACCAGGTCTGGGCCCCATAGTCCTCCACATGAGCACGTGTATGCGCACGTTCTTCGCGTTGCTTTCATATGGGAGCAACGCGATCGCCgtgggcggcgctgcgccgcctcgagttCTTTGCGGTTACGTTTGTGTTCCATTTAATATTCACTTGGTCGATCTTTGACATCTACTTCCGCTCGCCCGTCGTCCacccggcgccgcgctacagcgtgcacgacgacgtggaggcggccgcaccggcggagcgcgccgtgtTGTTTGTCGCGGACGGGCTCCGGGCGGACACGCTGTTTAAGTGGCACGATATCGACAAGCTCCCGGAATGGGCGCGTGcggacctcgtcgcgaTGAACGCGGCGGACGAGACGTTTGACCGCGCCTTTCCGTCGGTGTTTGTGCGCAATGCCacgaccgacgccgagcccgTGACGGAcgcggcgtacgtcgcgccgtacctgcgcagcatcgccAAGGAGCGGGGCACGTACGGCGTGAGCCACACGCGCGTCCCGACCGAGAGCCGCCCGGgacacgtcgcgctgcttgcgggGATGTACGAGGACATCAGCGCAGTGACCAAGGGATGGAAGGTGAACCCGATCGCATTCGACTCGCTCCTGAACCAGTCGTCGCACACGTTCGCGTACGGCTCGCCGGACATTGTGCCGATGTTTGCGCTCGGTGCACCGGGCAAGGTCGAGTCGGCCGTGTACGACGAGGCAGCCGAGGACTTTACCAAggacgccgtcgcgctcgacgtgtgggtcctcgacgaggtgcgcgcaCTCCTGTCGCGGGCCAGGACCGACGCGGAGCTCGACCGCAAactgcgtgcgccgcgcaccttTTTCTTCCTGCACCTCTTGGGCCTGGACACGACGGGGCACACCTACCGCCCGCTGTCTCCCGAGTACCTCGGCAACACAATTGTCGTCGATGCGATCGTGAAAgaggtcgaggcgatgcTCGATGCGTACTTTGGCGATGACCGCACGGCCTACATTCTCACCGCCGACCACGGCATGTCGCACCGCGGCAAccacggcgacggcgacccGGACAAtacgcgcacgccgctcatTGCATGGGGCGCaggcgtgccgacgccgcagcgcgccaagtCGTACGAGTTCCCCACGGACGACTACTACGAAAACTgggagctcgaggcgtttgCGCGCAACGACATTGACCAGGCcgaccttgcgccgctcatttcggcgctcgtcggcatgCCGGTGCCGGCAAACTCGGAAGGCCACCTGCCGTTTGCGTACCTCgacgcaccgccggcgtacgcggcgcacgcggcgcgcgcaaacgcgcgccaggtgctcgaggtgtACCGCGTCAAGCACGACGATCTCGCcacgcgcatgcgcgcctTTGTCCCgtatgcgccgctcgataCGCCCGGGCGCCCGGGCGACACGCatctcgccgagatcgacgcgcggatcgccgagggcgactTTGAAGAGGCACAGGAGCTGTGCTCCGACCTGATCCACGCCgccctgcgcggcgcggcgtaccTGCACAAGTACGACGCCAAGACGCTGATCACGGTTGTGGTGCTCGGCTACATTGGCGTGATTTTGTACGGCGTCACGTTCCTGCTGCACTATGGCCTGGAAGAGAGCATGCCGGCGTAccgtctcgcgctcgtgcctCTTGCGGTAgtccttgcggcgctcgcagcgGTCTGGGCGCAGTTCTTTGCGAACCGCGCGCCAGAGATGTACTTTGTGtacagcggcgcgtgtgcgtGCGTCTGGGCGatggtcgcgctgcgcatgcacGTCATCTCGTCGGTGCTCACGCAGACGGCTGCGCCGTACATGGCACAAGGCTcgtcgaagcgcgacgcgtacggATGGGCCATTGCGCGTGTCGTCCTCTATGCCGCGTTTACAATCGGGATGCTCGAGGCCGCTGCGTATGCCTACACGCACCGCTTGATGTGGACCGGCATTCTGCTtctcggcgcgacgtggcccTTTTTGCTTTCGCGCTCGTTCCAGCaagcgcacgagctcggggcGCTCTTTTGGATCTTTGGGTGCTCGATGTGTGCCGTGTTTACCGCGCTTTCCACCGAGAAGGACGAGAGCGTGACGCAGCTTGTGCTCGGTGGGCTGCTCTTTTTCGCGATCGGCGTGCTGATCTACGCGAACCCCGCAACGTTCCTGGTGAACGCCGACTacctcggccgcgacaAACAGGTCGCGGCGATGGTCACGGCCAAGTCGAAAGAGaacctcgaggagctgaaGAAGCTCGCGGACGAGGATACCGAGGACCCCGTGAGCTTCCTTCCCCGcacgcgtgccgcgctcgccgtcgagctcgtgctgatgctcgtcgcggtgctcacgaccgcgacgtcggccgggagcctgcgccgcaaggaaGGCCTGCCGCTTGCGAACCAGGTTGCGGCGTGGTCCGTGCttgtgctcgcgctcgcgatcCCCTTTCTCGTGGGCTTTCAGCGCCCCAAGGCGCATGGCGGCAAGCAGTACGCCCAGCCGATGCGCCAGCGCATTGTCCTGCTCCTCTTTGGCTTTGCGCCGATCTTTGTGCTGCTCTCgctccgcgacgaggtctTTTTCTTCTTCTGCTACTCGCTCCTGGTCCTCACCTGGGCGCACCACGaggcggagctcgcgcgcgagcgctgccTGATGGAGGCCCACAGCGAgaagcgcacgagcgcgcccgCGCTCCGTGGCATGGTGCTGGATGACGTGCGTGTCGGCCTGTTCTACTTCTTGCTGCTCAACGTCGGCTTCTTTGGCACCGGCAACGTCGCGTCCATTTCCTCGTTCTATTTGTCGCCTGTCTACCGGCTGCTGCCCGTCTTCAACCCCTTTTGGATGGCCGCCTTGCTCGTGCTCAAGCTCATTATCCCCTTTATTCTACTCTCCTGTGTACTCGCTGCGCTctgcgcgcagcgcgccgaatGGCGCATGTACCCCCCCATCTCGAGCCGTGTGCCGATTCTCGCGAGCGGTcttggcgtgcgcgacgtgtaCATCCCCCTGaccgccgctgcgctcgctggcgacgtgctcgcgctcaaCTTCTTCTTCGCTTTGCGCGACACCGGGTCGTGGCTCGAGATCGGCCAGTCCATCACGCACTTTGTCATGGCGAACCTGATGCAGATGTACATGCTCGTGATTGCCGCCCTAGGCGCCGTCCtgatcggcgcgcgcacggcgcactcTTTGTAGCCAATCACAGATAATCGTTTTCGGCCGAAACGCGTGGCAGCGACGGGGGCCGTGTCTCTTCGTCTTCCGTTGCGCGCAGCGCTGGGCACGAGCGCAGAGTTGCGTGGGCTAGCACAATCACTGTGCGGGGCATATCACCGATCGCGCAGACGCTCCGTTCGCAGGCACGCCTAGGCCTGACGCAGCGGCACTCGGACAGCCCGGAAAAAAGCGAGGACCGTGCGGAGAGCGACGTTTCGGCGCCCGTACTGGCCGAGCGACAGATTGCCTTTCTCGTTTGGCATTTGTGCGAAGGGAACTTTGACGAGACCCTCGCGGAGCTTCATCTCCTCGTCAACGAGTTTGGCGTGCGTGCACAGCACGCACTGGCACACGAACTGCACAGCAGTCCTACTTCCCCTTTTctacgccgcgctcgcaaCGAGTGCATCACCTCGGGCCTTGTCTCGCAAGATATGTTTACCCCCCTTCCCGACGTGAACCCCAATACGCTTGCCGGCCTCCCGGCCgatgcaggcggcgcgaccgtcctcgacgccgcgctcgaacACCTggcccgcgcgcgccaagcaGCGCTCGCCCCTCAGGCACTCGCCGCGTTCCTCGCGTCGTTCCTCGAGGGCGACGGGCCGCTGCTCTGCGCACAGCGCCAACAGCTGGTCTCGGCGGTGAGCGAGCGCGTAAGCGCCGACGCCTTTGCCCAGGCCATTTCGCAGGCGCTGCccaagctcggcaagcgcacgcttgccgaggcgcttctGGACCTTGGGCCGGACGGCCTGCCCACCGttgagctcgccgagggcgtgctgcgccactTTTCCtttgcgccgagcgcacagagcgttgcgcagctcctcggcacgctcctctCGGCCCCGGATGCCtccgcgcggccgctgaCCAACTTTGAGGCGCTGACGCGCGCCGTTGCCAAGAGCGACAAGGGCCTGTCGTGGGCCAAGGCGAtccgcggcctcgacaAGCTCGAGTACGCGGCCTTtacgccgagcgtcgcgctgggcacggcgcttgccgcggTGCTGCGGGCCGCGCCCACGGCCGATAGCCTGAGCGATGCGGGCGACGTTGCGGTCGCGGGCCTGTGGGGCGTCTGGAcgcaccgcctgcgccagctgcagctgctgtACAGCCTgctggtgctcggcgaagATACCTTTACGTTCTCGGCGCTGCCTACGCGCCGCATCCTCACGCTCGAGAGCATCGCTtcggcgccggtcgccgtCAAGACGCAGGGCCAGCACGCCCTGGACACGACGTGGAACTCGCTCGACCTCATCGAGACGCTCATGGAACTCGCGGGCAGCGCCCCGGGCGCCGAGGACAGTGCCGAGGTCGGCAAGGCCGTCACGgcgatcctcgagcgcgcgatCAAGACGCATGCCGACATTGTGttgctcggcctcgtgcagctgccGCTGTCGACCAACGCGGTGCACCCCGAGCTGGTGAGCAAGCTCCTAGTGATGTTTTTGGCAGGACACGCACAGCACCAGCTCGTCTTTTGGACACTGTACCACACGCAGTCGAAGCTCTTTTTTGAGCTGCTCTTGCGTGTGTACGCCGAGAGCCCGCTGCACCTcacgcgcatcgtcgaggtcgcgcaggagctcgggTTTGTCGACCGTCTCTTGGAGCTGCGCCCTCTTGCGTTTGCGatggacgcggcggcgtttgctgcgcgccgcgacctcgtcgcgctcgagccgtgGCTGCAAAAGCTCATCGGTGAGGAGTCGCACGTCAtccacgccgcgctcgagttCTTGGAAGGCAAGATCAAGGCGGATCTGCTCCGCCGCGACCCCCAGATCGAGCCGACGTTTGTGCCGCTGAGCGTGCAGTCCGTCGCGACATTcctgcgcgtgctgcgcgccaaCGGCGACAGCATGAGCCCGGAAGAGATTGAGCACTTCAAGGTCGTGCGCAACCTCTGCCTGCAGCTTCACCCCCGCCTCATGACGCTCACGCCGGGGCCGGAGAGTGTCGAGCCGGGCCTGTCCGTGGCGTCCTTCTCAAAAGAGATCcaccgcgaggcggatTCGTGGTACCGCCAGATGTACGAGGAAAAGACGAGCGTCGACGACATTAttgcgctcctgcagcgGTGCAAGCTGTCGGACGAGCCGCACGACCACCAGCTCTTTGCCTGCATGGTGCACAcgctctttgacgagcACCGCTGGTTCGAGCTGTACTATCCcccgcgcgagctgctgatGACTGCCGTCGTCTTTGGCTCGCTGATCCAGTACCAGTTGGTGGACTCGATCCCCTTGGGCATTGCGATCCGGTATGTGCTTGACGCGCttcgctcgccgccggacTCGACCATGTTCCACTTTGGTATCCAGGCTTTGCTGCGCTTccagacgcgcctcgccgagtgGCCGCAGCTGTGccatgcgctgcttgcgctgcccCAGCTGCAGCAGACGCACCCCGAGATTGTCAACGTGGTGAACCACGCGCTGGCCAACGCCAAGAGCGGCAaggtgccgccgccgccgccggtgcccgACACGCGCAGCTTCCCTGCGATCAACCCAGAGACGCTCCCGCCCAACGACGGGCAGCAGCAGCCGACCGAAGAGGTCTCGGACAAGATCCTCTTTGTGATCAACAACCTCACTGCCGCGAACCTCGACGCGAAGCTGCCGGGCCTGCGCGATATGATCTCGACCGAGATCCTGCACTGGTTCGCCAAGTACCTCGTGATTGAGCGTGCGAGCATCGAGCCGAACAACCACGACCTGTACAtgcaggtgctcgacggGATCGAGCAGCCGGCCGTCTTCCGCTACGTCCTGTACGAGACGCTCGTCAAGCTCAAGTCGCTGCTCGAGAGCGAAAAGACGATGCAGTCGACCTCGGAGCGCACCGTGCTCAAGAACCTCGCGTCGTggctcggcagcgccaCGCTGGCCAAGAACAAGCCGATCCGCTTCCGCAACCTCGCGCTGAAGGAGCTCCTGCTCCAGGGCCACGAGTCCGGCCGCCTGATTGTCGTGATTCCGTTCGTGTGCAAGGTGCTGGAGCactgcgcgacgtcggaCGTCTTCCAGCCGCCGAACCCGTGGCTGATGGCCGTGTGCCGTCTGCTGGTGGAGCTGTACCAGTTTGCGGACCTGAAGCTGAACCTCAAGTTTGAGATCGAGGTGTTGTGCAAGTCGCTGCAGGTCGACCtgcagtcgctcgagccgagcgcacTGCTGAtaggccgccgcccgacagAGCCGGTGCAGGAAGCGCCGTACCCTGCTGTTGTGCAGGGCATGGAAAAGCTCGGTGTGAGCGAGGCGTACGCCCCGCCCGacacgctcgcgacgctcctgcAGAACATGGCGCAGTACATCGTCGTGAACCCCCAGCTGGTGCCGTACGCAAACAACGCCGCGTGGAAGCGCGTCATGTTTGTCGCGATCGAGCGTGCGATCCAGGAGATCATCACgccggtcgtcgagcgctccgtgacgatcgcctcgatctccacgcgcgagctcgtcagCAAAGACTTTGCGATGGAgcccgacgagctcaagatggccgccgccgcgcaccacATGGCGCAGAGCATGGCGGGCAGCTTGGCGCTCGTTACGTGCAAGGAGCCGCTGCGTGTGAGCATTCTGGCCcacgcacgcacgctcTTTGCCGCGGGCGGCGTCACGGAGCAGCAGCTGCCTGAGCAGgggctcctcctcctcgtgcAGGACAACCTCGACCTGGCGTGCATGGTCATTGAAAAGACCGCGATGGAGAAGGCGCTCTCTAAGGCCGACGAgggcctcgcggcggcctacacggcgcgccgcgagttccgcgcgcacggccgcgggACGCTGTTCTGGGACAGCAGCGCGCTGTCGCATTACAGCACTACGCTGCCcgacctgctgcgcattgcgccgcccggcctccagccgcagcagcagcgtgtGTACGAGAGCCTGGCGATGCcggccgagccgcgcgacgagcgcccggTGCCCGAGTACGAGGAGctggcggccgcgacgctgtcccccgccaaggcgctcgagcgttTCCTGCTGATTGCGGCGAAGCTCGAGCAGTTCTttgccgaggtcggcgacgcgcagaCGCTTGCGACGCTGCCTGCGACGCACTTTGTGCGCCAGGTCTCGCCGCACctcaccgagctcgtgaaccaggcggcgccgcgcgacgagaCGATCCTCATTATCGCGCAAAaggtcgtgcagctgctgTACAAGACGCACTCGGGtcttgcgcgcgacgtgtgGGTGGCGCTACTCGAGCAGCTGTGCGAGCAGTCGCTCAAGGTCGCTAAAGAGGTCACTGCGTGGCTCATTtacgccgaggacgagcgcaaATTTAATGTCCCGGTCACGGTGGCACTCATGCGTGCGAACCTCGTGggccttgccgagcaggaTGCGCAGCTTGCCAAGCTGCTTGTCCGCTCGCA
The Malassezia japonica chromosome 2, complete sequence genome window above contains:
- the cmk1 gene encoding calcium/calmodulin-dependent protein kinase (COG:T; EggNog:ENOG503NX22), which produces MAANAGQKPATVPCAYKTGRTLGQGTYAVVKEAVHIETGKYYACKVISKSLMRGREHMVRNEIASLKRVSVDHKGIVSLVDYFETMNNLYLVTDLCQGGELFDRICERGSYYEKDAAQIIRTVLEAVAYLHDQGIVHRDLKPENLLFRDRSEHSDLLIADFGLSRMVDDEKMTALSTTCGTPGYMAPEIFKKTGHGKPVDMWAMGVITYFLLCGYTPFDRDSGMEEMQAIVHADYKFEPVIYWQGVSEDARDFIRRLLTISQDDRMTAHQALEHPWIKSVDVPEEAGQKDLLPDIKSAFNAKRTFRKAVNGIRIINRLRSETQEHQLARQQMEQIHKQAQEESDHLDQVWAP
- the CDC39 gene encoding CCR4-NOT core subunit cdc39 (BUSCO:EOG092600SK; COG:K; EggNog:ENOG503NXE7; TransMembrane:17 (i16-36o499-520i532-553o559-581i602-626o632-648i660-678o684-703i758-779o791-809i829-862o900-925i937-961o990-1012i1033-1051o2754-2773i2785-2802o)); translated protein: MGATRSPWAALRRLEFFAVTFVFHLIFTWSIFDIYFRSPVVHPAPRYSVHDDVEAAAPAERAVLFVADGLRADTLFKWHDIDKLPEWARADLVAMNAADETFDRAFPSVFVRNATTDAEPVTDAAYVAPYLRSIAKERGTYGVSHTRVPTESRPGHVALLAGMYEDISAVTKGWKVNPIAFDSLLNQSSHTFAYGSPDIVPMFALGAPGKVESAVYDEAAEDFTKDAVALDVWVLDEVRALLSRARTDAELDRKLRAPRTFFFLHLLGLDTTGHTYRPLSPEYLGNTIVVDAIVKEVEAMLDAYFGDDRTAYILTADHGMSHRGNHGDGDPDNTRTPLIAWGAGVPTPQRAKSYEFPTDDYYENWELEAFARNDIDQADLAPLISALVGMPVPANSEGHLPFAYLDAPPAYAAHAARANARQVLEVYRVKHDDLATRMRAFVPYAPLDTPGRPGDTHLAEIDARIAEGDFEEAQELCSDLIHAALRGAAYLHKYDAKTLITVVVLGYIGVILYGVTFLLHYGLEESMPAYRLALVPLAVVLAALAAVWAQFFANRAPEMYFVYSGACACVWAMVALRMHVISSVLTQTAAPYMAQGSSKRDAYGWAIARVVLYAAFTIGMLEAAAYAYTHRLMWTGILLLGATWPFLLSRSFQQAHELGALFWIFGCSMCAVFTALSTEKDESVTQLVLGGLLFFAIGVLIYANPATFLVNADYLGRDKQVAAMVTAKSKENLEELKKLADEDTEDPVSFLPRTRAALAVELVLMLVAVLTTATSAGSLRRKEGLPLANQVAAWSVLVLALAIPFLVGFQRPKAHGGKQYAQPMRQRIVLLLFGFAPIFVLLSLRDEVFFFFCYSLLVLTWAHHEAELARERCLMEAHSEKRTSAPALRGMVLDDVRVGLFYFLLLNVGFFGTGNVASISSFYLSPVYRLLPVFNPFWMAALLVLKLIIPFILLSCVLAALCAQRAEWRMYPPISSRVPILASGLGVRDVYIPLTAAALAGDVLALNFFFALRDTGSWLEIGQSITHFVMANLMQMYMLVIAALGAVLIGARTAHSLVAWASTITVRGISPIAQTLRSQARLGLTQRHSDSPEKSEDRAESDVSAPVLAERQIAFLVWHLCEGNFDETLAELHLLVNEFGVRAQHALAHELHSSPTSPFLRRARNECITSGLVSQDMFTPLPDVNPNTLAGLPADAGGATVLDAALEHLARARQAALAPQALAAFLASFLEGDGPLLCAQRQQLVSAVSERVSADAFAQAISQALPKLGKRTLAEALLDLGPDGLPTVELAEGVLRHFSFAPSAQSVAQLLGTLLSAPDASARPLTNFEALTRAVAKSDKGLSWAKAIRGLDKLEYAAFTPSVALGTALAAVLRAAPTADSLSDAGDVAVAGLWGVWTHRLRQLQLLYSLLVLGEDTFTFSALPTRRILTLESIASAPVAVKTQGQHALDTTWNSLDLIETLMELAGSAPGAEDSAEVGKAVTAILERAIKTHADIVLLGLVQLPLSTNAVHPELVSKLLVMFLAGHAQHQLVFWTLYHTQSKLFFELLLRVYAESPLHLTRIVEVAQELGFVDRLLELRPLAFAMDAAAFAARRDLVALEPWLQKLIGEESHVIHAALEFLEGKIKADLLRRDPQIEPTFVPLSVQSVATFLRVLRANGDSMSPEEIEHFKVVRNLCLQLHPRLMTLTPGPESVEPGLSVASFSKEIHREADSWYRQMYEEKTSVDDIIALLQRCKLSDEPHDHQLFACMVHTLFDEHRWFELYYPPRELLMTAVVFGSLIQYQLVDSIPLGIAIRYVLDALRSPPDSTMFHFGIQALLRFQTRLAEWPQLCHALLALPQLQQTHPEIVNVVNHALANAKSGKVPPPPPVPDTRSFPAINPETLPPNDGQQQPTEEVSDKILFVINNLTAANLDAKLPGLRDMISTEILHWFAKYLVIERASIEPNNHDLYMQVLDGIEQPAVFRYVLYETLVKLKSLLESEKTMQSTSERTVLKNLASWLGSATLAKNKPIRFRNLALKELLLQGHESGRLIVVIPFVCKVLEHCATSDVFQPPNPWLMAVCRLLVELYQFADLKLNLKFEIEVLCKSLQVDLQSLEPSALLIGRRPTEPVQEAPYPAVVQGMEKLGVSEAYAPPDTLATLLQNMAQYIVVNPQLVPYANNAAWKRVMFVAIERAIQEIITPVVERSVTIASISTRELVSKDFAMEPDELKMAAAAHHMAQSMAGSLALVTCKEPLRVSILAHARTLFAAGGVTEQQLPEQGLLLLVQDNLDLACMVIEKTAMEKALSKADEGLAAAYTARREFRAHGRGTLFWDSSALSHYSTTLPDLLRIAPPGLQPQQQRVYESLAMPAEPRDERPVPEYEELAAATLSPAKALERFLLIAAKLEQFFAEVGDAQTLATLPATHFVRQVSPHLTELVNQAAPRDETILIIAQKVVQLLYKTHSGLARDVWVALLEQLCEQSLKVAKEVTAWLIYAEDERKFNVPVTVALMRANLVGLAEQDAQLAKLLVRSHFRPSVVEFSAALARECLQQKMAGRGQLQGILGALRQAVQYGRTSPAIAALLEEADDVPSEGLPLREQLAYSFASWVRAYQQSPQPEKSFIEYVTQLQGQNVLKGEEISSLFFRVCTEVSVDHYLKQQAVGGTLASGIYSPVDTFAKMIVYMVKYHADPLGVNDEQAKVHYLTKILSIIVLVLAQSHEELGPRFQQRPFFRLFSSLLHDLHAAEGALHGAYGAALLAVGNSLNTLQPLFFPGFAFAWVSLVSHRLFLPQLLKRQPEGRAAFHRLFLAQLRFLAPFLRQSSMHDTTRLLYQATLRMLLLLLHDFPEYLTEHHQSLVDAIPATCIQMRNLVLCAFPRTVRLPDPFAQSVRVQQLPDASHDPVVLYDFHAVLSTVPKLQDALEAFARRHAPPAFLSSLKESLTLPQRGAEARYNEPVMNAAVLYVATLALDGQVHLLAGDAQHDPLVEMYTYLLHELEPEGRYLLLSAAANQLRYPSRHTAYFSTLLLLLYTEVSDALVKEQVLRVLLERVIVNRPHPWGLLYTFAQLLRVRSVPLPQAPPEIHAILEHISHLLSDTRPVPAAA